The Silurus meridionalis isolate SWU-2019-XX chromosome 6, ASM1480568v1, whole genome shotgun sequence genome contains the following window.
CAATCAATCGAATAAACACAAGGACTCACCTAATAACCCCAGAAGGTTATTCACGGTCTTCAGAGCATCTCCGACAGCACCTCTAGTGTTGTTTGCGTTGATATACGCTTCGCTGGCCTCCCGATCAACCTGAACACAAAACCAAAACCTGATTAGCGACTACCACATGCCCGAAATAAGGCTTTGACGTAAGATTTAATGCTGTCAGTGATACCTGCTCGGCTagcttcctctctctttcagcATTTGTTTTCTCTTTGGTCAATTTATCACTGGTTGAGTCCAATTGGATATTCAGGTCATCCAGGTCTCCTTTCAGGGTCGTGACACTTTTCAGAAGATCCGCCGAGGATGGAAAGGAAGCGGACATTTTCTACAGAGACAAGAATAACAGACACCTCAGGAAACAAATTTCAATCGTAAAATGAGATATAATGAAACGTGTAGATTTCAATTACCTCTATGTTGGCCAGAGAGGTATTCAGCTGGTTCAGCTTGGCCAGAGCGTCACTGTAGTCACCCATCTGGTCCAGGACGGCCTGAGTCTTATCATTGTTGATCACAGCTTTCCCGATGATGCCGCTAATTATGGGCAGTTTGCTAAGGGCATCATCAGCCAAAGCCTTATTGCTGTTAATCTGGGTTTCAAATCCTAAACaaaatatagtaatatagttTTAGCTACAGTACTACAGACATTAGTTAATGAAAAACCTGACAGAGATTATCCTCCTCTTGCTAAATGCTGCATATTTAGCCATGTGTTTTGATTTTGATTGTTCCACCACTATTTAGTCAATGGTTATCTCCCCCAAGTGTCTCATTCTTATTGCCAAGACCCATTTTGCCATCTGAATATTTTgtgcatacagtacatacatcgatcaggcataactttatgaccacctgcctaatttATGTTGGCCCCcttttttctgccaaaacagtcctgaccaatcaagcattaacagcattaaattcttcagcaatttgcGCTACGGTAGCTTGTCTGTAGGATCGGACCACACAAGCCAGACTTCGCTACCCTCATCAATGAGCATCAATGAGCATCAGTGAGCCGTAGCCACCCATGaacctgtcgccagttcaccgaTGTTCCTTCTATGGACCACTTTttatagatactgagcactgcagaacAGAAACCGAtgtagatactgaccactgaagaCCCcataaaagctgcagttttggagatgctctgacccagtcatctagtaTCATTATGCATGCCCATGCCCAAATCATTATGCATGCCCATTTTaactgcttccaacacatcaactctGAGGACAAAAtgctcacttgctgcctaatatagaCCACCCACTATCAGGTACCATTATGGAGAGATAATCAGTGCCATAACGTCATAATGTTCTGTCTGTTTGgtgtatatggacaaaagtcctggcacacctgacttttttagtCATATATGGTTCCTTccaaaactgttacctcaaactTGCTGACAGACAATTATTTAGGATGTCACTGGATGcactagcattacattttccacttGAACTAAAagatgctttccatgggttgaagtggaagatctcctgctatagagcgccacacctttggggtgaatgtgaacactgactgaaccccaggcctcctcacctcacctacatcagtacctgactttacttaacACCCTTCTGGCTGAGTcttcacaaatcttcacaagcacactggTTTTGTGGAAACCTTAGGATTTGTAGGTCCTTTtaaaacatccaattccacatttagtccaattGGATGTTTTAAAAGGACCTACGAATCCTAAGGTATCCACGAACCTTAGACACACATTTGTGGTCTGATAAAACACTGCTATCAGATTCAAACTACAGAATTCTAACCTTTGAGTTTCTCCAGATCTTGATCCACACTGCCCAGGTTGTTAAAGAGCGCCAGTGCTTTGTCTGCATCTGCTTTGGCAATGTTGGCCCTGGCAAGCATTTTACCCTggaccttaaaaaaaacagtacaaaacAAGATTTAGCTTTTaaacaaagttttaaaaatgtaatagtggctataaaagtgaaagaaatgGTGTTTCTTTACCCCCTGAGCATCTCTGAGCTGTTGCATTAGCTTCTCTGCCTCCCTCTGATCAGCCCCAGCCTGATTCTGAAGGTCCATGAAGCCTGCCATGCCACTCCCAAATGAATTCTCTAGACCCTCCAGTGTAGTGAACAAGCCATTGATGTCCTTTTGCAGACAGAGATCGGATGAAGCGTAGTTATTAACGTGCACTCAATAAATATCGGTGAAATCTATCAAGTCATAACCATTAACAAGTCATCAAAATTGCCTCCCTTTTGAAACAGGAAGTCGGTAATAGCTATTGTTCACTCAGTACCTTTGGAGCCTTTGGAAGGTTTTTCCCCAGGTCAGATATTTGTTTCAGGGTATCCAGTGCTACTGTGCTTTCTTTCTCTGCACCATTACTCAGACGAGCTGCCAGCTTGTTCATGGCATCCACCTGGGCCATATCTGCCTCGTACCTGCCACagggattaaaaaaagtattaacaTATATTGTAACTAATATAtccatgtgtgttttagtgAAATCAGCAGATATTCCTTTAAATCAAGTCACTTACCGAGTCCTGAGGCCATCAAGTTGCTCGCCCACTTTGTTTTCGCCGCTGATGACGGTGCGCATGAGAGCCAAAGCTTTCTCAGCTTCCAGGAGAGAGTTCTTGGCTGTTTTCTCCACTGTTGCTGCTTCGCCCATGTGCCTGATAAGGAAAGCAACAAGTCAATAAAGTTGCAaagaaaacatactgtataaagcTCGATatacatttacgccattttgCAGACacatttatccagagcgactttacattcatctcattcGTACAACTGAACAGCTACGAGGGGTATGGGCCTTGTTAgggggcccaggaatggcagcttgatgtggctggaatttgaacctATGACCTTTGGCTCCGCTTAAATACTAAGCTAACACCTCACACCACTTGTAAATATGTTaccataaaattatatatatgatatgatatgatatgatatgatatgatttgaCATGATATGATATGTAATCTATCGCTCTGGATGTTGAAGGTTAACAAGCATAAATGAAAATGCTGTGCTCACTTCTCAGCAAGATCGCTTGCTTTCTGAACCAAACCGGACACTATGTCTGTGCCTGGATCCACATCCTGCATGGGGAGCTCCTAAAATCGAGAAAGGCAGAATGAATGAACTCAAGAGtgaacacagaacaggtgaacacagtaGAGCAACAAAGCAGTTGCAAAGCAAAGGTGGCAGGACAGGGCTAGAAcaacaaggtggtatcaaaaacgTTTCAAGACTAATGGCGCTATTCTGACAACGTGCTTTACCATTTCCGCGATCTCATCATGGACAGCAGGATAGAGACGTGAcattgacatgacatacgtttgacatttGGCAACGggtcgtttgaggtgttttgaatGGCACACGTGCTTTAAGAGCGGAAGAGCATCAGTGGAGGATGACGAGatatcaggaagaccttcaacaagcttaACCCCCctaaaatgtcgaaaccatttggcaacttgtgcatgatgatcattgGAGGACAATCTACGTGATCTCACTTCCATACCCACCCTTCTCGCCAGTGTTGGGGGTAGCCTTAACCAGAAAAAGTAGCGCAAAAATAACATACATTACTTTCTATAAAAAGTAACTACATAACtcaattagttacttttttggggagtaactcaatattgtaatgcattactcgCCAGGATCCTGCCCTTCTCCTGAAGATAAAAGTCCAGATTAAAGGTTGCTGTTTGACACCATTGCGAAGATCCTGCGCAAATCGCAGTAGGTGCTTGACACGCCTAGAAAAGAAGATTTCCAGCACAGAAGTAGCAGGAACGCTGGGAACGCTGTATTTCTGTGCAtgaggactattttgaaggtaaaAGTGTGTAGTACTTTCTCGTAAACAGAGCCTCgcaactttttgataccaccttgtaaaaCATGGTAACATGGCATGTTACTTGCGATGTCAAGAGGGGATTGGTGACATACAATTCGTATTACAAAAACACTCACAGCCGATTGAATGTTCCGCTTGGCCGTTCGCAGATTTTGCTTAATATCACCGATAAGTTTCTGGATGTCAGCTACTTCTTGCTGATACCGCCGCTTCTGCCCAGTGACGTTCTCTATGATCTTCGAGATGCCCTGGATTTTTCCCTTGCCTTTCTGCTGACTGCTGCCAATGGCTAAGAGCTGGTCATTAAGAATCTTCTCTGTTTCTGTGGgataaatgattaaaacataGATTCAGTTGACCAAATACATGACATacataaaatgttattcctaacgttcctgaacattcggtctcGCTGCGGATTCCAGCGAATTAAGCTAATCCGCaatttgctgttagttaggttccaaatgagaaccgcAAATTTTCCGAATCGCAAATTATTAGGGGTTGACTGTAGTTTTAGTGTGTAGCAAATAtggtgtcttttatatatatatatatatatatatatatatatatatatatatatatatatatatatatatatatatatttaatttagtttcatttaatttagtttctatttttcaattatttttatttaattctgttttatttattatatatatataaaaattttttttttatttattttattcattgaaattctttttaattgaatgatataatcagtgtttttatttttcaatttaaatatattttatttaaaaacaatttacattgtaatttatttgattggatTTGAACTTAAACACCGgtcaagatttattttttttctagatttcAGGAAAGTATACAAAAACGAAAGTGATTGTTTTACCCTTAAGTGCGTCAGCTTCCCGCGCCACCGTCTTGACCATTTCCTCAGCGGTGCTGATTGCATTCTCCATGGCCGCAACGATGTCCGCACCGCCAGTCCCCACCTCGTTAAACAGAGCCTCGACCTGCTGCAGCTTCTTCGTGTACTTTCCGATCTGCTCATCACAACAATCCACATTCTAAGCCTTCTCATCAAACTACTATTACAGTTCAGTAATACATCCTTAACTTACTGTACTTTTTCTACACAATATGGACTCAAGTTTCCGGACACCTGATGATAAGAGTCGtatgtcctttttgaacattccgcatttagtccctgtttactgttataagaaccttcactcttctggaaagatgttccactagattttgtacatttgtgcttattcatctacaagggtgttagtaaaggcaggtgctaatgtagatgtaggtgaggaggcctggggttcagtcagtgttccaattcatcccaaaggtgttcaatggtgtttatagctctataccaggcaactcaagatcttcccactccatgtaaagcatatcttttgGAACATGCTTGaagtttaaatgaagggaaaatttcatgccacaTCCAAggacattctgtacaattgtgtatctccatgtttgtggtaacagtttgggaagaaaccccatatggctggaaaagtcatgtgtccagTACTTTTATCCatagaatcttcttcttcttctttcggctgctcccattagggggcaccacagtcatccgtctccataccaccctgtcctctacatctgcccctttcacaacaactacctgcatgtcttccctcaccacatccataaacctcctcattggacttcctcttttcctccttcctggtggctccatcctcagcattcttctaccaatataactcatgtccctcctctgcacatgtccaaaccatctcaatctcgcctccctcaccttgtcaccaaaatgtcctacatgggctgtccctctaataaactcatttctaatcctgtccatcctcgtcactcccaacgaaaaccttaacatcttcagctctgctacctccagctccacctcctgtcttttactcaatgccactgtctctaatccatacaacatcgcaggtctcaccacaagcctataaacttttccatgTCCATAGAAtgtatatgttaaatatatattgttttattgcaCTGTCTGGATgagtaattatttattcaaatggaAATAACCGGTTAGATCTGAAATGCAGTACACATTTCCCCCCACCTGGCTCTTGACAGGATCGTAGCATGACGAACATGTGGATCTAAAACACTTTTGTCCCTCGAAACCATCTTTACACTTGCACTGGCCCTGGTCGCTGCAGGAGCTGGCGATCGATCCCTTTGGGTTGCAGTTACATTCTGCAAGACGGAGAAGAGAACACAGTGAGATGCTGGTTTACATCAGAACAAGGTACTACATCCTTGGAACAAAGTCATAATTGTTAACAGAGATGAAAAAAATTGTTACGTAAATGAGATAACGCAAACCTGTAATATAAATGGAAATTGCTGTTTTTGATACATTTCATCTGAgatacatgggctggagtggatcttgagtggcctcctataAAGTTCTAAACCCCTTAACCCTAGATTCATCTGCATAATGTGAAGCATCgttaaaaaaagtgtgcattgaaTACAGCATTTGTATCACAATGCAtcgttttaaacatatttgcatcggtaaaaaaaaaaaattatagtagaTCCGctatactgttattatttcCAGTGTGAACAATAATTTGTGTCCAATATTTGATATTGGATTGATTTCTGCTTGTCgaactgtttctcaagcaccTCTGCTACTTAaatatgacgtatcgcaacactacagagaccgaggcgtgtcctgagagtcacatagaatacagattaacatggcagaggaagagctgtaacttcctggaggCAGAACAGGAACAgaacatctgtttttatttcatcttgttatctttttttttttgcactacgaAGGCTTGTTTGTAAAATGGCCACatgttagaagtcagaaaacGCTTAAATACATCTAGGATTTGCtatgaactatctgtaccatattgaattgcagagcatcctatttttttttctattgcattgtattgcattAAATTACGTGTTAAATCAGTGACCGTTACCTTGGCACACAGTCCCGGCTTTGCTGTGGAAGAATCCCTCCAAGCACTTCTCACACTGAAAGCCTGTAGTGTTGTTCAGGCATTTGAAACACTCCCCGCTCAAGCGGTCACAGTTTCCCACGGCGTTTAAGTCCAAGTGGCCGTTACAGTGGCAGCGCTGGCAGGGTCGTGGAACGCCACTCTCTCCAAGAGGATCTCCATAGAAACCATCCTTGCACTTTTGACACTGAGAGCCTATAAGTCAATACaggaaattataattttttcccaTTGGGAATAGTGGAGTCTTGATGACTTATTCCACAACTGTAACCCCTGGGTTCATCCATCACTGGAGGTAACAAGACAATAGGCCACAAACTAAGTATATCATAAAGATACCAAAGTCCTAGCCTCAAATTGGGTACTTAAGACTTGATATGGTGTGAAATCATTGTTTTGACTGGAAGTGCATTGACTTCACTGAAGAAGACACGGCTAACGGTTCATCAAGACCAGGTCACAACTCCAGGGACTTCAGAATGTTTTAACGCACCATTGTTTCATTATGGAAATAATGTGTTGCATTGTGGATAACATCCTACAATTTCCTGTGGCCCCAGTAATAGAAAACAATTGGTTTCTGAGATCCATTCTTGTTTTCTGCTTGCTTGCAATGACTGTCCTTGTCCACAAACATTGCAACTCTGGAAAGGTCATTACTATTTCTGCTTTACAACATAAGAGGAATTTATTTTGATGCTTGCTTCAAAATGCTTGTAATTTCCAGATTGGACTACTGCCTCTGAGATATATTTGACATTTGCAACCATCCCAGATTGCAGCTGCTTGCATTAAATTTAAAACGCTGATGCTAGTATACAAAACCAAAACCCCCCTGATCATCTACCACTATTCAACTGGTCCCACAACTTCTCATGGTACAAAGAAGGCctgctttaagaatgtttttATGTCCTAGCACCTAG
Protein-coding sequences here:
- the lamc2 gene encoding laminin subunit gamma-2, translating into MTIARILLCAICIWYHVQGTYSSSSCSCNGNALYCVRDSLGLRCANCQDNTEGRHCENCKEGYYHQRAGERCLPCFCNPVGSEGAGCDSQGQCVCKRGVQGARCDRCANGSPITSSGCEALQQRTCFCNGHSNECYPARGYSVHNIVSTFDQGMDGWKVVTAPNVSPSQVQFRWSPAHHSVEVMSTDILPAYLSAPAQYLGNQALSYGQTLSFVLRLSRGVRYPSPSDVVLEGAGLKVSAPLGNLRTVIACGKKITYTFRLDEQRNSKWTPQLSALEFQTLLSNITAIKIRVTFGEEGYGHLDDVTLVSARFGPGFPATWVEECRCSAGYEGQFCERCAAGYKRRFPERGTLSQCEPCDPVTGDCYSADETPSEQGCGAGYYSDPEIPGACKKCPCPIGFMCLVTPGTLNVKCKCPAGTTGSQCQKCKDGFYGDPLGESGVPRPCQRCHCNGHLDLNAVGNCDRLSGECFKCLNNTTGFQCEKCLEGFFHSKAGTVCQECNCNPKGSIASSCSDQGQCKCKDGFEGQKCFRSTCSSCYDPVKSQIGKYTKKLQQVEALFNEVGTGGADIVAAMENAISTAEEMVKTVAREADALKETEKILNDQLLAIGSSQQKGKGKIQGISKIIENVTGQKRRYQQEVADIQKLIGDIKQNLRTAKRNIQSAELPMQDVDPGTDIVSGLVQKASDLAEKHMGEAATVEKTAKNSLLEAEKALALMRTVISGENKVGEQLDGLRTRYEADMAQVDAMNKLAARLSNGAEKESTVALDTLKQISDLGKNLPKAPKDINGLFTTLEGLENSFGSGMAGFMDLQNQAGADQREAEKLMQQLRDAQGVQGKMLARANIAKADADKALALFNNLGSVDQDLEKLKGFETQINSNKALADDALSKLPIISGIIGKAVINNDKTQAVLDQMGDYSDALAKLNQLNTSLANIEKMSASFPSSADLLKSVTTLKGDLDDLNIQLDSTSDKLTKEKTNAERERKLAEQVDREASEAYINANNTRGAVGDALKTVNNLLGLLGTPGDLDNKKVADLENAINTSRRSVETELKPRLRELEDKEAQQRAAITRMISDIETILADIGNLEHINQTIPNGCFNTPPIERA